The proteins below come from a single Campylobacter concisus genomic window:
- a CDS encoding ribonucleoside-diphosphate reductase subunit alpha, which translates to MKVIKRNGRTEELDISKIKKYTNEAVLGLSNVSLSELEVDAKIQFRDMITTEEIQQTLIKTAVDKIDIDRPNWTFVAARLFLYDLYHKVSGFNGYNHLKDYLVKGEKVGRIIPGLKEKYDLEDLNTYIKPERDLQFAYLGIKTLYDRYLIKDKNGMPIELPQHMFMAIAMFLAQNELDSQGWAKKFYDLISKFEVMLATPTLSNARTTRHQLSSCYVGSTPDNIEGIFDSYKEMALLSKFGGGIGWDWSKVRAMGGSIDGHKNAAGGIIPFLKVTNDIAVAVDQLGTRKGAIAVYIEPWHMDVSDFLDLRKNSGEERRRAHELFPALWINDLFMKRVKENGRWSLFDPAQVSDLCDLYGEEFEKRYLEYENDENIQKNTILAKELWKKILTSYFETGMPFLCFKDNANKANPNDHEGIIRSSNLCTEIFQNTAPNYYKIKITYEDGGEELFDEEEDVTVDSGITKKAKKLSALDSLKGKQIFIVEKESIEGKTAVCNLASINLSKINSKEDIERVVPIAIRMLDNVIDLNFYPHKKVKHTNLASRSIGLGVMGEAQMLAEKNVKWGSYEHLALIDSIMENISYNAIYASSNLAVEKGIYPKFEGSKWSKGIMPIDTANENAKALLNDKGGLFDENVCDWDKLREKVKRDGMRNGYLMAIAPTSSISILVGTTQTIEPVYKRKWFEHNLSGMIPNVVPNLSPETWQFYTPAYELDQRILIKAGAIRQKWIDQGQSLNIFMSLDKASGGYLSEIYTLAWELGLKSTYYLRSESPDSEKLNDVADRSIECEGCQ; encoded by the coding sequence TTGAAAGTTATAAAACGTAATGGCAGAACCGAAGAGCTTGATATAAGTAAGATCAAAAAATACACAAACGAAGCAGTTCTTGGACTGAGCAATGTAAGCCTTAGCGAGCTTGAGGTAGATGCGAAAATCCAGTTTAGGGACATGATCACGACTGAGGAAATTCAGCAGACTCTTATAAAAACAGCAGTTGATAAGATCGACATCGACCGCCCAAACTGGACATTTGTTGCTGCAAGGCTATTTTTATACGACCTTTATCACAAAGTATCTGGCTTTAACGGCTACAATCACCTAAAAGACTACCTAGTAAAAGGTGAAAAAGTAGGTCGCATCATCCCTGGGCTAAAAGAGAAATACGATCTTGAAGATCTAAACACCTATATCAAGCCTGAGCGTGACCTTCAGTTTGCATACCTTGGTATCAAGACGCTTTATGATCGCTATCTTATCAAAGACAAAAATGGTATGCCAATCGAGCTGCCACAGCATATGTTTATGGCGATTGCGATGTTTCTAGCGCAAAACGAGCTAGATAGTCAAGGCTGGGCTAAGAAATTTTACGACCTTATCTCTAAATTTGAAGTGATGCTAGCCACCCCAACGCTCTCAAACGCAAGGACTACACGCCACCAGCTAAGCAGCTGTTATGTAGGCAGTACGCCCGATAATATTGAGGGAATTTTTGATAGTTACAAAGAGATGGCTCTTCTTTCAAAATTTGGTGGCGGCATCGGCTGGGACTGGAGCAAGGTGCGTGCGATGGGCGGTAGCATCGATGGACACAAAAATGCAGCTGGTGGTATCATTCCATTTTTAAAAGTGACAAACGACATCGCAGTAGCGGTCGATCAGCTAGGCACTAGAAAGGGCGCGATTGCCGTTTATATCGAGCCTTGGCATATGGACGTAAGTGATTTTCTCGATCTTCGTAAAAATTCAGGCGAAGAGAGACGCCGTGCACACGAGCTTTTCCCTGCGCTTTGGATAAACGATCTATTTATGAAACGCGTTAAAGAAAATGGCCGCTGGAGCCTCTTTGACCCAGCTCAAGTAAGCGACCTTTGCGACCTTTACGGCGAGGAGTTTGAGAAGAGATACTTAGAGTATGAAAACGACGAAAATATCCAGAAAAACACCATTCTTGCAAAAGAGCTTTGGAAGAAAATTTTAACTAGCTATTTTGAAACGGGCATGCCATTTTTATGCTTTAAAGACAATGCCAACAAAGCAAATCCAAACGACCATGAAGGCATCATTAGAAGCTCAAATTTATGCACCGAAATTTTCCAAAACACAGCGCCAAACTACTATAAGATCAAGATCACTTATGAAGACGGCGGCGAGGAGCTATTTGACGAAGAAGAAGACGTCACCGTAGATAGCGGCATAACTAAAAAGGCCAAAAAGCTTAGCGCGCTTGATAGCCTAAAAGGCAAGCAAATTTTCATCGTAGAAAAAGAGAGCATCGAGGGCAAAACGGCAGTTTGCAACCTTGCAAGTATAAATTTAAGCAAGATAAACAGCAAAGAGGACATCGAGCGTGTCGTGCCGATAGCTATCAGGATGCTTGATAACGTTATAGACCTAAATTTCTACCCGCACAAAAAGGTAAAACACACAAACCTTGCTTCTCGCTCGATCGGCCTTGGCGTCATGGGCGAAGCGCAGATGCTAGCTGAGAAAAACGTAAAATGGGGCAGCTATGAGCATTTGGCGCTCATCGATAGCATAATGGAAAACATAAGCTACAACGCGATCTACGCTAGCTCAAATTTAGCCGTAGAAAAGGGCATCTATCCAAAATTTGAAGGCTCAAAATGGAGCAAAGGCATCATGCCGATAGACACTGCAAACGAGAACGCAAAGGCGCTTTTAAACGATAAAGGCGGGCTATTTGACGAAAATGTCTGCGACTGGGACAAGCTAAGAGAGAAGGTCAAGCGTGACGGCATGAGAAACGGCTACCTAATGGCGATCGCTCCAACTAGCTCGATCTCGATCCTTGTTGGTACTACTCAGACCATCGAGCCAGTCTACAAACGCAAGTGGTTTGAGCACAACCTAAGCGGTATGATCCCAAATGTCGTGCCAAATTTAAGCCCTGAGACGTGGCAGTTTTACACGCCAGCTTACGAGCTTGATCAAAGAATTCTTATAAAAGCAGGCGCGATTCGCCAAAAGTGGATCGACCAAGGTCAAAGTCTAAATATTTTCATGAGCTTAGACAAAGCAAGCGGTGGATATCTAAGTGAAATTTATACGCTTGCATGGGAGCTCGGACTAAAATCAACCTACTATCTACGCTCTGAGTCACCAGACAGCGAAAAGCTAAACGACGTAGCTGACCGCTCAATCGAATGTGAGGGGTGTCAGTAA
- the purB gene encoding adenylosuccinate lyase, which yields MVERYSRKEMADKWSIQAKYDAWLKVEKAAVKAWNKLGFINDSDCEKICKNAKFEVARIDEIEKTTKHDVIAFLTSVSESLGEESRFVHYGMTSSDCIDTAVALQMKESLELIISDVEEFMQAVKNRANEHKHTLMVGRSHGIHGEPITFGLVLAIWYDEIARALKLIKDAKDTISYGKLSGAMGNLAHAPMEFEELTCEELGLKAAPASNQVIQRDRYAHVVSAIAVLASTCEKIAVAIRHYQRTEVYEAEEYFSPGQKGSSAMPHKRNPVLSENITGLCRVLRSYVTPALENVALWHERDISHSSVERFILPDMFVTADFMLVRIKNLIANLVVYPENMMKNLNLTGGLVFSQRVLLQLPQRGISREDAYKIVQRNAMKVWADLQEGKKAIDEQGHSLFLQNLLNDEDLTKSLSKDEIKECFDYNYYTKNVDRIFVRVFGK from the coding sequence ATGGTCGAAAGATACTCGCGCAAAGAGATGGCTGATAAGTGGAGTATACAAGCAAAGTATGACGCTTGGCTCAAGGTAGAAAAAGCTGCCGTTAAAGCTTGGAATAAGCTTGGCTTCATAAACGACAGCGACTGCGAGAAAATTTGCAAAAACGCTAAATTTGAAGTGGCTCGTATCGATGAGATAGAAAAGACGACAAAGCACGACGTCATCGCATTTCTAACAAGTGTCAGCGAGAGCCTTGGCGAGGAGAGCAGGTTCGTGCACTACGGCATGACCTCAAGCGACTGCATCGACACAGCTGTCGCCCTTCAGATGAAAGAGAGCCTAGAGCTCATCATCAGCGACGTTGAAGAGTTCATGCAGGCAGTCAAAAATAGAGCAAACGAGCACAAGCACACGCTCATGGTCGGCAGAAGCCATGGCATCCACGGCGAGCCGATAACTTTTGGCCTTGTTCTTGCTATCTGGTACGACGAGATTGCAAGGGCGCTAAAGCTCATCAAAGATGCAAAAGATACGATCAGCTATGGCAAACTCTCAGGCGCTATGGGAAATTTAGCCCACGCTCCGATGGAATTTGAAGAGCTAACATGCGAGGAGCTCGGTCTTAAAGCTGCCCCAGCCTCTAACCAAGTGATCCAGCGCGACCGTTACGCACATGTGGTAAGCGCCATCGCAGTTCTAGCTTCTACTTGTGAGAAGATCGCAGTTGCTATTAGGCACTACCAAAGGACTGAAGTTTACGAGGCAGAGGAGTATTTTAGCCCTGGACAAAAAGGCTCAAGCGCGATGCCACATAAGCGCAACCCAGTCCTTAGCGAAAATATCACCGGCCTTTGCAGGGTGCTACGCTCATACGTCACGCCAGCACTTGAAAATGTCGCTCTTTGGCATGAGCGCGACATCAGCCATAGCTCGGTTGAGAGATTTATCCTGCCAGATATGTTTGTCACGGCTGATTTTATGCTGGTTCGCATCAAAAATTTGATAGCAAATTTAGTCGTATATCCAGAAAACATGATGAAAAATTTAAATTTAACAGGCGGACTAGTCTTCTCGCAACGCGTGCTTTTGCAATTACCTCAGCGTGGAATTTCTAGAGAGGATGCCTACAAGATCGTTCAGCGCAACGCCATGAAGGTCTGGGCAGACTTGCAAGAGGGCAAAAAAGCGATCGATGAGCAAGGTCACAGCCTATTTTTACAAAATTTGCTAAACGATGAAGACCTAACTAAGAGCCTTAGCAAAGATGAGATCAAAGAGTGCTTTGATTACAACTACTACACTAAAAATGTAGATAGAATTTTTGTCAGAGTTTTTGGCAAGTAA
- a CDS encoding pseudouridine synthase family protein, which translates to MPYVNKFIATANKQKAYEILMKTGFSMREAQRLIDKGRLICGGVVSEKNAILCGNVFLIDYEAEPKGLKPIFEYESFAVFDKPSGVLSHPNGRHCEYSLNDEIYTLFGRDASVAHRLDFETSGVIVVGKDRNSTIKLKKIFENREVSKSYVAMVQGKIEREFTIDAKMDLANNYDDVKMRMQICENGKSAVTKILPIKYFDDIDTTLVRAIPLTGRQHQIRLHLFHVKHKILGEPLYGLSRPQIEKILDKEMSERERINLTGAKRLLLHSDKISFKFDEIFYTIKSKFDAESEFYRFAKEGLL; encoded by the coding sequence TTGCCCTACGTAAATAAATTTATTGCCACTGCAAACAAACAAAAAGCGTATGAAATTTTAATGAAAACTGGCTTTAGCATGAGAGAAGCGCAACGCCTCATAGATAAAGGTAGGCTGATATGTGGTGGTGTCGTGAGTGAGAAAAATGCCATTTTGTGCGGTAATGTTTTTTTGATCGACTATGAGGCGGAGCCAAAGGGACTAAAACCAATCTTTGAGTATGAGAGCTTTGCGGTATTTGACAAGCCAAGTGGCGTGCTGAGCCACCCAAATGGCAGACACTGTGAGTACTCTCTAAATGATGAAATTTATACGCTTTTTGGACGAGATGCGAGCGTGGCACATAGGCTTGATTTTGAGACGAGCGGCGTGATAGTCGTGGGCAAAGATAGAAATTCTACGATTAAACTAAAGAAAATTTTTGAAAATAGAGAGGTTTCTAAAAGCTACGTCGCGATGGTACAAGGCAAGATCGAGCGAGAATTTACTATCGATGCTAAGATGGATCTAGCGAACAACTACGACGATGTGAAAATGCGAATGCAAATTTGTGAAAATGGCAAGAGTGCGGTGACTAAAATTTTGCCGATCAAATATTTTGACGACATCGATACGACTTTGGTTCGTGCTATCCCACTCACTGGCAGGCAGCATCAAATTCGGTTGCATTTGTTTCATGTGAAACACAAGATCCTTGGCGAACCACTTTATGGTTTGTCTCGTCCGCAGATCGAGAAAATTTTAGACAAAGAGATGAGCGAGCGTGAACGGATAAATTTAACTGGAGCAAAAAGGCTCTTGCTTCACTCAGATAAAATTTCTTTTAAATTTGATGAAATTTTTTACACCATAAAAAGTAAATTTGACGCTGAAAGCGAGTTTTATAGATTTGCAAAAGAAGGTTTACTTTAG
- the rlmN gene encoding 23S rRNA (adenine(2503)-C(2))-methyltransferase RlmN, protein MINLLDLSIDELKELVSPPFRATQIYEWIYKKNATEFSQMLNLPKDMRQDLAEKFYIDPLKCVNFEQSSDGSIKYLFELKDGLKIESVLLPMKEEISDENGKISRHARYTVCVSSQVGCKMGCAFCLTAKGGLVRNLTAGEIVGQILWIKRENNIPYERRINVVYMGMGEPLDNLTNVSKAIKILALNEGLAISPRRQTVSTSGLGSQIKKLGEMDLGVLLAISLHAVTNELRSRLMPINKAYNIEAVMDAVRGFPIDMRKRVMFEYLVIKDLNDSVSDAKKLVKLLHGIKAKVNLIYFNPHEGSEFGRPELTSMLKFQEYLRDHGITCTIRQSKGLDISAACGQLKQRNENAKFKAISSDKNLKIHSLEGNSKASMS, encoded by the coding sequence GTGATAAATTTGCTTGATCTTAGTATTGATGAACTAAAAGAGTTAGTTTCTCCACCATTTAGAGCAACACAAATCTACGAGTGGATATATAAAAAAAATGCAACCGAATTTAGCCAAATGCTAAATTTACCTAAAGATATGCGTCAAGATCTGGCTGAAAAATTTTATATCGATCCTTTAAAATGTGTAAATTTTGAGCAAAGTAGTGATGGTTCGATCAAGTATCTTTTTGAGCTAAAAGATGGGCTAAAGATAGAGAGTGTTTTGCTACCGATGAAAGAGGAGATTAGTGATGAGAATGGAAAGATTAGTCGCCATGCTCGCTATACGGTTTGTGTTAGTTCGCAGGTTGGCTGTAAAATGGGATGCGCTTTTTGTCTAACAGCAAAGGGCGGGCTTGTTAGAAATTTGACTGCTGGCGAGATTGTGGGACAAATTTTATGGATAAAAAGAGAAAATAACATACCATATGAGAGGCGCATAAATGTCGTTTATATGGGCATGGGTGAGCCACTTGATAATCTTACTAATGTTAGTAAAGCGATCAAAATTTTAGCACTTAACGAGGGTCTAGCCATATCGCCACGTCGTCAAACAGTTTCAACTAGTGGCCTTGGTAGCCAGATAAAAAAGCTTGGCGAGATGGATCTTGGTGTGTTATTGGCCATATCGCTTCATGCTGTTACTAATGAACTTAGAAGTCGCCTGATGCCGATAAATAAGGCGTATAATATCGAGGCTGTTATGGATGCTGTTAGGGGATTTCCTATCGATATGCGCAAACGCGTGATGTTTGAATACCTTGTTATCAAGGATTTAAACGATAGCGTGAGTGATGCCAAAAAGTTGGTAAAATTACTTCATGGCATAAAAGCGAAGGTAAATCTTATATATTTTAACCCACATGAGGGCAGTGAATTTGGACGACCTGAGCTTACCAGCATGCTAAAATTTCAAGAATATCTAAGAGATCACGGTATTACTTGCACGATCAGACAGAGTAAAGGGCTTGACATAAGTGCGGCTTGTGGGCAGTTAAAACAACGCAATGAAAATGCAAAATTTAAAGCTATTTCCAGCGATAAAAATTTAAAAATACATTCGCTTGAAGGTAATAGTAAAGCCAGTATGAGTTAA
- a CDS encoding purine-nucleoside phosphorylase, with amino-acid sequence MLVISAGKNEIFDFALPMGVGLVDMAINLTKFLQKRSCMGLDEKSINLKNIDPHYLAKIEAKFANSSNPELQNLSQNLSKNPERNLYQMPEKIVFVGSAGLYKDGEILQIYESSVGANIEISSIENRSYSPIEYEISSIVSRGTIKANSSNFITTDKNLAHKMFGKGYFLENMEFYSVLKVAQIFKIPAYGIFVATNFCDKNAHADFIKNHAEAKKILTKYIKENM; translated from the coding sequence ATGTTAGTTATCTCTGCTGGAAAAAATGAAATTTTTGACTTTGCTTTGCCAATGGGTGTGGGGCTAGTTGATATGGCGATAAATTTGACAAAATTTTTGCAGAAAAGATCGTGTATGGGATTGGATGAAAAGAGTATAAATTTAAAAAATATCGATCCGCACTATCTTGCAAAGATCGAGGCTAAATTTGCAAACTCATCAAATCCAGAGCTGCAAAATCTAAGCCAAAATTTGTCAAAAAATCCTGAACGAAATTTATACCAGATGCCAGAAAAGATAGTTTTCGTTGGCTCAGCTGGTCTTTATAAAGATGGTGAAATTTTACAAATTTATGAAAGTTCAGTTGGGGCAAATATTGAAATTTCTAGTATAGAAAATAGATCTTATTCGCCGATTGAGTATGAAATTTCTTCTATAGTTTCACGTGGAACTATCAAAGCAAATTCGTCAAATTTTATAACGACTGATAAAAATTTAGCTCATAAGATGTTTGGAAAGGGCTATTTTTTAGAAAATATGGAGTTTTATTCTGTTCTAAAAGTAGCTCAAATTTTTAAAATTCCAGCTTATGGAATTTTCGTAGCGACAAATTTTTGTGATAAAAATGCACATGCTGATTTTATAAAAAATCACGCAGAGGCCAAGAAAATTCTAACAAAATATATAAAGGAAAATATGTGA
- the hisF gene encoding imidazole glycerol phosphate synthase subunit HisF has protein sequence MNHFAKRIIPCLDVKDGRVVKGVNFVGLVDAGDPVEIAKRYNDEGADELCFLDITASHLGRDTIVDVVKKVASKLFIPLTVGGGIRTIDDISRLLNAGCDKVSLNSSAIQEPNLIDEAAKKFGSQCVVIAIDAKKIKNGYSVFINGGRIDTKKDTFAWAKEVESRGAGEILLTSMDNDGVKQGFNLELTKVFSTLSIPTIASGGAGKMEHFKEAFEAGADACLAASIFHFGEIEIKKLKEYLKANGIEVRL, from the coding sequence TTGAATCATTTTGCAAAACGCATAATCCCATGCCTTGATGTAAAAGATGGCAGAGTCGTAAAGGGTGTAAATTTCGTAGGACTTGTCGATGCTGGAGATCCTGTCGAAATAGCTAAAAGATACAATGACGAGGGTGCTGATGAGCTTTGCTTTTTAGATATTACAGCCTCTCATCTTGGGCGTGATACGATAGTTGATGTCGTAAAAAAGGTCGCAAGTAAGCTTTTTATCCCACTAACAGTTGGTGGAGGCATACGCACGATCGATGATATCTCTCGCCTTTTAAATGCTGGCTGCGATAAAGTAAGCCTAAATTCATCAGCTATACAAGAGCCAAATTTGATTGATGAGGCAGCTAAGAAATTTGGCTCGCAATGTGTCGTAATTGCGATCGATGCTAAAAAGATCAAGAATGGTTATAGTGTTTTTATAAATGGCGGCAGGATCGATACTAAAAAAGATACATTTGCTTGGGCAAAAGAAGTTGAGTCGCGTGGAGCAGGGGAGATATTGCTAACCTCTATGGACAATGACGGTGTCAAACAAGGTTTTAACCTTGAGCTAACAAAGGTATTTAGCACGCTTTCTATACCAACTATTGCAAGCGGTGGTGCTGGTAAGATGGAACACTTTAAAGAGGCTTTTGAAGCCGGGGCTGATGCGTGTTTAGCTGCTTCGATATTTCACTTTGGCGAAATCGAGATAAAAAAGCTAAAAGAGTATCTCAAGGCAAATGGTATTGAGGTTAGGCTCTGA
- a CDS encoding DEAD/DEAH box helicase, whose product MSKANTLKYFLLSQYLDPKTLDEPKKTNTKFKKSIDLEITNFDEKFMQILRAFDSLLLKNGIEISIYGGIFETDLLALAISKLAKVKFEKEKILEELRSEQTSFDKAFCYKFKLTGDLIFCKDDQNFALKDVNLDDDLTPFFTPNSSNDLFISTAPWAMARLNHLKEISQSDFNKECERIKDKLSIYKEKVRLSEYVKAVHEELKNSLKTPFCKDMIRLEIRIVDSNFKENDTLLNSFFIDDINLLIKFYESGRTHELTDQFLDEGSENKFERLDVRDEQNKRFVRDFFKAEEYPRSAFASDFALNFSQQMALNNIIEKFKEGNGGIYSVNGAPGTGKTTLLKDVMAEVVTLRAMKLAQMSRHDIFAPVRDSSDKVLYFTLNKELQGYEMIVSSCNNGAVEILSKELSQLKSIGSYAGEIDYFKFIATRLLSADEKTNFGEKSFISKPAWGLFCIPLGSKQNKSNFVFNAINGVKIEKTHSQFEDISKEFKEFIEQDGFLMGLGKYLATSEGVDDYDEAKEKFNQALHEVNLLFSEIRIKEEELKSINSELINIDKRLDNYNSAKQIDELLRPLIDELDLSKNELEQKATEANELTKLIGQNEILQEYLSAPIKPSFFIFQQILKTQAFEKYNNEAQKVSEINRQIAEQNLKASKQNSENKEKNEVKLNELKAQITQLEEKILELNTKIDHLNKLNDDFIRRQKLIGRSEELDSFLNGSFNQSNEDMQKSMPFMMERDLDEKPHKTKLFKARIKLFKEALNLHKATIFACKEAVRTNLRALSVVFNDEKMAEKNGLEAKDRREIIKGLFLLTPVVSSTFASFNNTFKELLNGDIGLLLIDEAGQANLTNALGALLRSNMAVVVGDPLQLEPVVTLPPALNNAILRYCDAKDEFNLLKSSVQLRADKVQNIGTYIKGEGKSIWVGSPLIVHRRCANPMFKISNETTYDDMMILGRSSESKLSDPNIKTEWIDVSSDEWIGNYNKAEGMIVKGLLDGKLAKLKDSVKIITPFKDVCKNLKGAGTIHTMQGKEADVVIFVLGGATKGARAWAASTPNLLNVALTRAKEVIYIVGNRENWSNLPYFEVAARKIDKGQI is encoded by the coding sequence TTGAGCAAAGCAAATACCTTAAAATACTTTTTATTATCACAATATTTAGACCCAAAAACCTTAGATGAGCCGAAAAAGACAAATACCAAATTTAAAAAATCAATAGACCTTGAGATCACAAATTTTGATGAGAAATTTATGCAAATTTTAAGGGCATTTGATAGCTTGCTTTTAAAAAATGGTATAGAAATTTCAATTTATGGCGGCATTTTTGAGACTGACTTGCTTGCCCTTGCGATATCAAAGCTAGCAAAGGTGAAATTTGAAAAAGAGAAAATTTTAGAGGAGCTGCGCTCTGAGCAAACTAGCTTTGATAAGGCATTTTGCTATAAATTTAAGCTTACTGGCGATTTGATATTTTGTAAAGATGATCAAAATTTTGCTTTAAAAGATGTAAATTTAGATGATGATTTAACTCCATTTTTTACACCAAACTCATCTAATGATCTTTTCATCTCAACAGCTCCTTGGGCAATGGCTCGCCTAAATCATCTAAAAGAGATAAGCCAAAGCGACTTTAACAAAGAGTGTGAGCGCATAAAAGATAAGCTCTCTATCTATAAAGAAAAAGTGAGGCTTAGTGAATACGTAAAAGCGGTGCATGAAGAGCTAAAAAACTCTCTTAAAACACCATTTTGTAAGGATATGATCAGGCTTGAGATAAGGATAGTTGATTCAAATTTTAAAGAGAACGACACCCTTTTAAATAGCTTTTTTATAGATGATATAAATTTGCTTATCAAATTTTACGAGTCAGGCAGGACGCACGAGCTAACGGATCAGTTTTTGGACGAGGGCAGTGAGAATAAATTTGAAAGACTTGATGTAAGAGATGAGCAAAATAAAAGGTTTGTTAGAGATTTTTTTAAAGCAGAAGAGTATCCAAGATCGGCTTTTGCTAGCGATTTTGCTTTAAATTTCTCGCAGCAAATGGCACTAAATAACATCATAGAGAAATTTAAAGAGGGTAACGGTGGGATTTATAGCGTAAATGGCGCTCCAGGCACTGGCAAAACTACACTTTTAAAGGACGTGATGGCTGAAGTCGTCACACTTAGAGCGATGAAGCTCGCACAAATGAGTAGACATGATATCTTTGCACCAGTTCGAGATAGTAGCGATAAGGTGCTTTATTTTACTCTAAATAAAGAACTTCAGGGCTACGAGATGATTGTTAGCTCTTGCAATAACGGTGCGGTTGAAATTTTAAGTAAAGAGCTTAGCCAACTAAAAAGCATCGGTAGTTACGCAGGCGAGATTGATTATTTTAAATTTATAGCCACAAGGCTTCTCTCGGCCGATGAAAAGACAAATTTTGGAGAAAAATCTTTTATCTCAAAACCTGCATGGGGACTTTTTTGCATACCTCTTGGCTCAAAGCAAAATAAGTCAAATTTTGTTTTCAACGCGATTAATGGCGTAAAGATCGAAAAAACACATAGTCAGTTTGAAGATATTTCAAAAGAATTTAAAGAATTTATAGAACAAGATGGCTTTTTAATGGGGCTTGGCAAGTATTTGGCTACTAGCGAAGGAGTTGATGATTACGACGAGGCAAAGGAGAAATTTAATCAAGCCCTACATGAAGTAAATCTACTTTTTAGTGAGATCAGGATCAAAGAAGAGGAGCTAAAAAGTATAAATAGTGAGCTTATAAATATCGATAAAAGACTTGATAACTATAATTCAGCAAAGCAAATAGATGAGCTCTTAAGGCCACTAATAGATGAGCTGGATTTGAGCAAAAATGAGCTAGAGCAAAAGGCTACGGAAGCTAACGAGCTAACAAAGCTTATCGGACAAAATGAAATTTTACAAGAGTATCTAAGTGCGCCTATAAAGCCATCATTTTTTATTTTCCAGCAAATTTTAAAGACGCAAGCTTTTGAAAAATATAACAATGAAGCGCAAAAAGTTAGTGAGATAAATCGCCAAATAGCTGAGCAAAATTTGAAAGCAAGCAAGCAAAATAGTGAAAATAAAGAGAAGAATGAAGTAAAATTAAACGAACTAAAAGCTCAAATAACTCAGCTTGAAGAGAAAATTTTAGAACTTAATACCAAGATAGACCATCTAAACAAGCTTAATGATGACTTTATTAGACGTCAAAAATTAATTGGCAGAAGCGAAGAACTTGATAGCTTTTTAAATGGTAGTTTTAATCAGAGTAATGAAGATATGCAAAAGAGTATGCCATTTATGATGGAGCGTGATCTTGATGAGAAACCCCACAAGACGAAGCTTTTTAAGGCAAGAATTAAGCTTTTTAAAGAAGCGCTTAATCTGCATAAAGCCACTATCTTTGCTTGCAAAGAAGCTGTTAGAACAAATTTACGAGCTCTTAGCGTTGTATTTAATGATGAAAAAATGGCTGAGAAAAACGGGCTTGAGGCTAAAGATAGACGTGAAATAATAAAAGGATTATTTTTACTAACGCCAGTTGTTAGTTCTACTTTCGCATCTTTTAATAATACCTTTAAAGAGCTACTAAATGGCGATATAGGTTTGCTTTTAATAGATGAGGCAGGGCAGGCAAATTTAACTAACGCATTAGGTGCACTGCTTCGTTCAAACATGGCTGTTGTAGTTGGTGATCCACTTCAACTTGAACCTGTTGTAACATTGCCACCAGCTTTAAATAATGCTATTTTGCGCTACTGTGATGCAAAGGATGAGTTTAATCTACTAAAATCATCAGTTCAACTTCGAGCCGATAAAGTACAAAATATTGGTACATATATAAAAGGAGAGGGTAAGTCCATTTGGGTTGGTTCGCCACTTATCGTTCATAGAAGGTGCGCCAACCCTATGTTTAAAATTTCAAACGAGACAACATATGATGATATGATGATACTTGGTAGAAGTAGTGAAAGTAAACTTAGTGACCCTAACATCAAAACAGAATGGATTGATGTTAGTAGTGATGAATGGATAGGTAATTATAATAAAGCCGAAGGCATGATCGTTAAAGGGCTTTTAGATGGTAAGCTAGCCAAGCTAAAAGATAGTGTTAAAATAATAACACCTTTTAAAGATGTTTGTAAAAATTTAAAAGGGGCTGGTACCATTCACACCATGCAAGGCAAAGAAGCTGATGTTGTTATCTTTGTTCTTGGCGGTGCTACAAAAGGTGCTAGAGCATGGGCTGCTAGTACGCCAAATTTACTAAATGTAGCACTAACAAGAGCAAAAGAGGTTATTTATATAGTTGGTAACCGAGAAAATTGGTCTAATTTGCCATATTTTGAGGTAGCTGCTAGAAAAATAGATAAAGGACAGATTTGA